In the Oceanispirochaeta sp. M1 genome, one interval contains:
- a CDS encoding FGGY-family carbohydrate kinase, whose translation MKQQYVIACDLGTGGCKSSLYDIDGKCLDDLFIEYSTYYPSDNMHEQMPSEWWSSVKESIKGLLAEKTDEIRSSIAGIGLSGHSLGMVPIDDEGRLLLDSVPIWSDSRPGDDELKPFFSRVPEEDWYMLTGNGFPPALYTVFKILWMKQNQPEIFSRTKKVIGTKDYINLMLSGTVATDFSYASGSGVYDLKGWKYSEKLINAAGLEQTLFPEIYASSDVIGTVLPEIAAELGLGNNVKVIAGGVDNSCMALGAKCFTPGRIYNSLGSSSWIAVSSESPLLDIEKRPYVFTHVVPGLFASATAIFSAGSSYKWFTQILSEKDSVPNFKALDHAAGQISPGSENLLFNPSLAGGSSLDKSPDIRAAFLGLSLLHNRSHMVRSVMEGVGYGLKVALDVLTDLTEVEKEITIVGGGSQSPVWCQILADIFGVKVIKTNIDQQAAALGAAALVLVGCGIWEDYSKIDDLHKVESISQVNSENHKIYKNYLSIFKDASEFLADLGKRMRTK comes from the coding sequence ATGAAACAGCAATATGTTATTGCCTGTGACCTGGGTACGGGAGGATGTAAGTCTTCCTTATATGATATTGACGGTAAATGTCTGGATGATCTATTTATTGAATACTCTACTTATTACCCATCAGATAATATGCATGAGCAGATGCCATCTGAATGGTGGAGCTCTGTAAAAGAAAGTATTAAAGGTCTGCTGGCTGAAAAGACGGATGAAATAAGATCTTCCATTGCAGGCATAGGGCTTTCCGGTCACAGCCTGGGGATGGTCCCCATAGATGATGAGGGTCGTCTTCTTCTTGATTCAGTACCGATCTGGTCTGATTCGAGACCGGGAGATGATGAGCTGAAACCATTTTTCAGCAGAGTCCCGGAAGAAGATTGGTATATGCTTACTGGAAATGGTTTTCCACCTGCACTTTATACGGTCTTCAAGATTTTATGGATGAAACAGAATCAGCCTGAAATTTTTTCCAGAACAAAAAAAGTCATAGGAACAAAAGATTACATAAATCTCATGTTGAGCGGTACTGTGGCAACAGACTTTTCATATGCATCGGGAAGCGGTGTCTATGATTTGAAAGGGTGGAAATACTCTGAAAAATTGATAAATGCTGCAGGGCTTGAACAGACTTTATTTCCTGAAATTTATGCTTCTTCAGATGTTATAGGTACGGTTCTGCCGGAAATAGCTGCTGAGCTGGGTCTGGGGAATAATGTAAAAGTCATTGCCGGTGGAGTTGATAATTCCTGTATGGCCCTGGGGGCAAAGTGTTTTACACCGGGCCGGATATATAATTCACTGGGTTCTTCCAGTTGGATTGCAGTTTCTTCAGAATCCCCTCTACTGGATATTGAGAAGAGACCTTATGTATTTACACATGTAGTCCCAGGCTTATTTGCTTCGGCTACAGCGATTTTCTCTGCAGGCAGCAGTTATAAATGGTTTACACAAATCCTCTCAGAGAAGGATTCTGTGCCGAATTTCAAGGCATTGGATCATGCAGCCGGGCAGATTTCTCCAGGTAGTGAAAATCTACTTTTTAATCCCAGTCTCGCTGGAGGGAGCTCTCTGGATAAGAGCCCTGATATCAGAGCTGCTTTTCTGGGGCTTTCTCTTTTACATAACAGATCACATATGGTCCGATCCGTTATGGAGGGAGTCGGTTACGGTTTGAAAGTGGCTCTTGATGTGCTTACAGATTTAACTGAAGTAGAGAAAGAAATTACTATTGTCGGCGGGGGCAGTCAAAGCCCCGTCTGGTGCCAGATTCTGGCTGATATTTTTGGAGTAAAAGTAATTAAAACTAATATTGATCAACAGGCGGCAGCATTGGGAGCAGCAGCACTGGTATTGGTTGGATGTGGTATCTGGGAAGATTACTCGAAGATTGATGATCTGCACAAGGTCGAATCAATATCTCAAGTTAATTCTGAAAATCACAAAATATATAAAAACTATCTGTCTATTTTTAAGGATGCATCCGAGTTCCTCGCTGATCTGGGGAAGAGGATGCGTACAAAATAA
- the deoC gene encoding deoxyribose-phosphate aldolase has product MEITSKEIAQMMDLSCVQADSSLEEIHDAAETAKKYNCICVFALPAHTPVLVEALKDRPDILVGGAVGFPDGGATTASKVQEAEELRKMGVNELDMVVNIAWLKAGDYELVENDISSVIKAAGNLPVKVILECHYLSDEEIVKACQICVDCGVDFVKTGTGWAPTGATLENVKLIAETVGDQCRVKAAGGVRDRETLLAMYKLGATRFGVGVRTAKTILTGGSDSDSY; this is encoded by the coding sequence ATGGAGATAACATCCAAGGAGATAGCTCAGATGATGGATCTGAGTTGTGTTCAGGCAGACAGTTCTCTGGAAGAAATACATGACGCCGCAGAAACTGCAAAAAAATATAACTGCATCTGTGTTTTTGCTCTACCGGCGCACACTCCGGTTCTTGTTGAGGCCCTGAAGGACCGTCCTGACATTTTAGTGGGCGGAGCGGTCGGATTTCCTGATGGGGGAGCTACAACAGCTTCTAAGGTTCAGGAAGCTGAAGAACTGAGAAAGATGGGTGTTAATGAGCTGGATATGGTTGTGAATATTGCCTGGTTGAAGGCCGGTGACTATGAACTCGTTGAAAATGATATCAGCAGTGTTATAAAGGCGGCAGGTAATCTTCCTGTCAAGGTGATTCTGGAATGTCATTACCTGAGTGATGAGGAAATTGTAAAAGCCTGTCAAATCTGTGTTGACTGTGGTGTCGATTTTGTAAAAACAGGAACAGGATGGGCTCCTACCGGAGCTACTCTTGAGAATGTAAAACTTATAGCAGAGACCGTGGGAGATCAATGCAGGGTCAAGGCTGCCGGAGGAGTTCGGGATCGGGAGACATTGCTGGCCATGTATAAACTGGGTGCTACTCGATTCGGGGTTGGTGTGAGAACTGCAAAAACCATATTAACTGGCGGATCTGATTCCGATTCTTACTGA
- a CDS encoding iron-containing alcohol dehydrogenase translates to MNNFDYYNPVRVHFGPGILKDVGTHAKTLGKRICLVSYKELGHLEPLCDNVIDLLKKEGCAVFPFYEAEPNPDISTIAAGAEFCRERNIDLIIGLGGGSAMDAAKAIAAAVFYEGDLWNMVYSRHDHVDAVPPSEALPTLMIPTLPATGSEMNQCSVVSNRTLKEKSYIWAECLYPKSAVIDPELTLTLPAYQTACAAADSISHVLEIYINGEEHSPLQHSFQEGVMRTVISNIKIVLDNPMDIDARSNLQWAATCAINGWASPGDAWTPIHQVAHNLTSLYGIAHGASLSALMPAWMKSFSSRRKNRYKQFAINVMGVSEEGKSENEIIETGIKAFEDFLTDIGVPVSLKDVNVSAGKLSEIIEGVRKVSFNDEGLLNCIPPVSAEDIRTMLNNAHPA, encoded by the coding sequence ATGAATAATTTTGACTACTACAACCCGGTAAGGGTGCATTTCGGCCCTGGAATATTAAAGGATGTAGGAACTCACGCCAAAACACTGGGTAAACGGATATGCCTTGTTTCCTACAAAGAGCTGGGACATCTTGAGCCGCTATGTGATAACGTCATTGATTTACTAAAAAAAGAAGGATGTGCAGTTTTTCCTTTTTATGAAGCAGAACCCAATCCTGATATTTCTACAATTGCAGCAGGAGCCGAATTCTGCCGGGAAAGAAATATAGATCTTATCATAGGGCTGGGAGGCGGTTCAGCCATGGATGCGGCTAAAGCGATTGCTGCTGCGGTTTTCTATGAGGGTGATCTGTGGAATATGGTCTATAGCAGACATGATCATGTGGATGCGGTTCCTCCTTCTGAAGCACTTCCGACTCTGATGATTCCGACTCTGCCTGCCACGGGCAGTGAGATGAATCAGTGTTCTGTTGTGAGTAATCGAACACTTAAAGAGAAATCTTATATCTGGGCTGAATGCCTCTATCCTAAATCTGCGGTCATCGATCCCGAATTGACTCTGACTCTCCCGGCTTATCAGACAGCCTGTGCAGCAGCAGATTCAATTTCTCATGTCCTGGAGATTTATATAAACGGAGAGGAACATTCTCCCCTTCAGCACTCCTTCCAGGAGGGAGTCATGAGGACAGTCATCAGTAATATTAAAATTGTTCTGGATAATCCCATGGACATCGATGCCCGGTCCAATCTTCAATGGGCGGCTACCTGTGCCATTAATGGCTGGGCTTCTCCCGGGGATGCCTGGACTCCTATTCATCAGGTTGCTCATAACCTGACTTCTCTTTATGGAATTGCCCATGGTGCATCACTCTCTGCTCTGATGCCGGCCTGGATGAAATCATTCAGCTCCAGAAGGAAAAATAGATATAAGCAGTTTGCAATCAATGTCATGGGAGTCTCTGAAGAAGGAAAGAGTGAGAATGAAATTATTGAGACTGGAATAAAAGCATTCGAAGATTTTTTGACAGACATTGGCGTTCCGGTCTCTCTGAAGGATGTTAATGTCTCTGCCGGGAAACTTTCCGAAATAATTGAGGGAGTCAGAAAGGTCAGTTTTAATGACGAAGGTCTTCTGAACTGCATTCCTCCTGTCTCGGCTGAAGATATCCGGACAATGCTGAACAATGCTCATCCCGCATAA
- a CDS encoding GntR family transcriptional regulator — protein sequence MKNEPMYLNVYRILVKRIEGGIYQTDELLPPEPVLQEEFQVSRTTIRKAMEMLTRDSYVIIKQGKGTRVLDRQAMSQQLNYVSSFSETLRKKGCTVSIDSIEFEKISADESMAGELEIEEGHELFLLKRVVLSNEKPIAIVKNYLIPRFVPGLPNDFKTITSLYQYIEQKWGITIESALDRITARSADEHEAAILGLEDRAPLLIDHRLTRTMGTPFELVYLIIDASSYEFSIFMKGRID from the coding sequence ATGAAGAATGAACCAATGTATCTTAACGTCTATCGAATTCTTGTTAAAAGGATTGAAGGCGGTATATATCAGACAGATGAACTCCTCCCTCCCGAACCAGTACTTCAGGAAGAATTTCAGGTCAGCCGGACAACTATCAGAAAAGCGATGGAAATGCTTACCAGGGATAGTTATGTTATTATAAAACAGGGAAAAGGTACGAGAGTCCTGGACCGCCAGGCAATGTCTCAGCAACTCAATTATGTCAGTTCTTTCTCAGAAACTCTCAGGAAGAAGGGTTGTACGGTTTCCATAGATTCAATAGAATTTGAAAAGATATCTGCAGATGAATCTATGGCCGGAGAGTTGGAGATTGAAGAAGGTCATGAGCTTTTTCTTTTGAAGCGAGTGGTCTTGTCCAACGAAAAACCCATTGCCATTGTGAAGAATTATCTGATTCCCAGATTTGTTCCCGGTTTGCCTAATGACTTTAAAACCATAACATCTCTTTATCAGTATATTGAACAGAAGTGGGGAATCACAATTGAATCTGCTCTGGACCGTATCACTGCCAGATCCGCGGATGAACACGAGGCTGCTATCCTGGGGCTCGAAGACAGGGCTCCTTTATTGATTGACCATAGGCTGACCAGAACTATGGGCACCCCATTTGAGCTGGTTTATCTGATTATAGATGCATCATCCTATGAATTCAGTATTTTTATGAAAGGTAGAATTGACTGA
- a CDS encoding bifunctional UDP-sugar hydrolase/5'-nucleotidase gives MKKVLRITGLLFLAFALLGCASQQSTSTVDVRSVEYPLSGFSPVERVAAEAAEGAVVEINVFSTNDEHGWVFDWDFGQAQPRSYKGNPVHSGLSRVSTLYKEKSAMYSNPVLISAGDTIQGTLLSYYYNFIESDMENPMSRMMGKMGYSYWSPGNHEVEQGNKVANKVANEMAAQGIAVISANTEWKGTGEPYYLPYAVEEIDGVRIGFLGMTTPGIPMWLAESTHEDQVYMDMVESAEKYVKIMREVEKVDVLIGVFHAGMNDAYDSAKAESSGVPIPNASRLVADAIGSGPQGIDAIITAHSHQLIDDEQNSEFRNDEYTNDIKGVKFVQAKNWGSHLGHLQISVAAKDGRWMVDGINAMTYSMEGVEEDPEMLSYMSEYIEGSKAYAAEVVAQADNDILGLRSYYEESEIVDLIHETQRQFSGAEISIAATFNASLNIPKGDITVGNIAGIYIYENFLNALEMTGQQIKDYLEYSSNYFNVVTEENVDSVPLVNPDVRGYNYDMAQGFYYEIDLTKTPGDRIVNMKNLDGSAFDLSKTYNVTLNSYRYNGGGGHLAAAGLMEGTELNAETTYISQLAMRDLMVEYLKEKKSWGSGDIESNWKLVPEDLAARAIENQLNAGNAGR, from the coding sequence ATGAAAAAAGTTTTACGGATTACTGGTCTACTGTTTCTGGCTTTTGCATTGCTCGGATGTGCCAGTCAGCAGAGTACTTCTACAGTGGATGTCAGAAGTGTTGAGTATCCCCTGTCGGGATTTTCTCCTGTTGAGAGAGTGGCTGCAGAGGCAGCTGAGGGCGCAGTTGTTGAGATCAATGTCTTTTCGACCAATGATGAGCATGGCTGGGTATTTGACTGGGACTTCGGGCAGGCTCAGCCTCGTTCTTATAAAGGTAATCCCGTACACAGCGGTTTGAGTAGAGTATCAACTCTATATAAAGAGAAATCAGCGATGTATTCCAATCCTGTTTTAATCTCCGCCGGTGATACTATTCAAGGAACACTTCTCTCTTACTATTACAACTTTATTGAGAGTGATATGGAAAACCCCATGTCCCGGATGATGGGAAAGATGGGTTATTCCTACTGGTCACCCGGAAATCATGAAGTGGAACAGGGAAATAAGGTTGCCAACAAGGTAGCCAATGAAATGGCTGCACAGGGTATTGCTGTTATCTCTGCCAATACGGAGTGGAAGGGGACAGGAGAGCCTTACTATCTTCCTTATGCTGTTGAAGAAATTGATGGTGTGAGAATCGGTTTTCTTGGTATGACTACCCCCGGAATCCCCATGTGGCTGGCTGAAAGCACACATGAAGATCAGGTTTATATGGATATGGTTGAGTCTGCTGAAAAATATGTGAAAATTATGAGAGAAGTGGAGAAGGTTGATGTTCTGATCGGTGTATTTCATGCCGGTATGAATGATGCCTATGACAGTGCTAAAGCCGAGTCTTCGGGTGTGCCTATCCCCAATGCTTCCCGTCTTGTCGCCGATGCCATCGGATCAGGTCCTCAGGGAATTGATGCCATTATCACTGCCCATTCACATCAGTTAATTGATGATGAGCAGAACAGTGAATTTAGAAATGATGAATATACTAATGATATAAAGGGAGTTAAATTCGTTCAGGCTAAAAACTGGGGAAGCCATCTGGGACATCTTCAGATTTCTGTAGCAGCCAAAGACGGCAGATGGATGGTGGATGGCATCAATGCCATGACTTACTCCATGGAAGGTGTTGAGGAAGATCCTGAAATGCTCAGCTATATGTCAGAATACATTGAAGGTTCCAAGGCCTATGCGGCAGAAGTTGTAGCCCAGGCGGACAATGATATTCTTGGTCTCCGGTCCTACTATGAAGAGAGTGAGATTGTTGATCTTATCCATGAAACTCAGCGTCAGTTCTCAGGTGCTGAGATAAGCATTGCTGCTACTTTCAATGCTTCACTCAATATTCCTAAAGGGGATATAACTGTAGGTAATATCGCAGGTATCTATATCTATGAAAACTTTCTGAATGCCCTGGAGATGACAGGTCAGCAGATAAAAGACTACCTTGAGTACTCTTCCAATTACTTCAATGTTGTCACAGAAGAGAATGTAGATTCTGTTCCACTGGTTAATCCCGATGTGAGAGGCTACAACTATGACATGGCCCAGGGATTCTATTATGAGATTGATCTTACCAAAACCCCCGGTGATAGAATCGTTAATATGAAGAATCTTGACGGTTCAGCCTTTGATCTGAGCAAGACATATAATGTTACTCTCAACTCCTATCGCTATAACGGTGGAGGCGGTCATCTGGCTGCAGCCGGTCTGATGGAAGGTACTGAACTTAATGCTGAAACGACCTATATTTCTCAACTGGCCATGAGAGATCTGATGGTGGAATACCTCAAAGAGAAAAAGAGCTGGGGTTCCGGTGATATTGAATCCAACTGGAAGCTGGTTCCTGAAGATCTGGCCGCAAGGGCCATTGAAAATCAGCTGAATGCAGGAAATGCCGGACGCTGA
- a CDS encoding BamA/TamA family outer membrane protein: MKFLYTIPLFLFILLLAVPAGLIAEESDSAKEEKKVKWTIVPGPFYNPNLGTGIQILPMVMYPVDKSDKISPLSTTMGFFLWSKPDWDIDDSTIIGGLNQKFHLAEDTWRLSLYGAGARVLYRYYLPGNSPGENLDVWAYSRGFYSGTKVEYRTWRDLFTGLGYDFQIYDIYGRDDLAQLILDLAGVPKGTQYNSSISAYASWDTRDSQFAPHSGMQINLQGTYADTWLGSSTTYGQIIADYSQYKILDRQEKHLLSWNIKTQTGLGDIPENQLSSLGSRGGIRGYMSGEFKDKSTIEGQAEYRFFPVERFGLAGFFGLGTTYGYTPISEATLFPAGGFGLRFAMIPTERVNARLDFAWGRDSFSIYFALGESF, translated from the coding sequence ATGAAATTTTTATACACCATTCCATTATTTTTATTTATTCTTCTACTTGCTGTTCCGGCAGGCCTTATTGCCGAAGAATCAGATTCTGCAAAAGAAGAAAAAAAAGTAAAATGGACCATAGTACCCGGCCCCTTCTATAACCCGAATTTAGGAACAGGAATACAGATCTTACCCATGGTCATGTATCCGGTAGATAAATCTGATAAGATTTCTCCCCTGTCAACAACGATGGGATTCTTCTTGTGGTCCAAACCGGACTGGGATATAGATGACAGCACCATCATCGGAGGTCTGAATCAGAAATTCCACCTTGCTGAAGATACCTGGCGGCTGAGCCTCTATGGTGCAGGAGCCCGGGTTCTCTACCGCTATTACCTCCCGGGTAATTCACCCGGGGAGAATCTTGACGTATGGGCATACAGCCGGGGATTTTATTCAGGAACAAAAGTCGAATACAGAACCTGGCGGGATCTTTTTACCGGGCTGGGTTATGATTTTCAGATCTATGATATATATGGGCGCGATGATCTGGCTCAACTCATACTGGATCTGGCAGGTGTACCGAAAGGAACACAATATAATTCTTCTATATCCGCATATGCTTCCTGGGATACAAGGGATTCACAATTTGCCCCTCACTCGGGCATGCAGATAAACCTGCAGGGAACATATGCCGACACATGGCTGGGAAGCTCTACCACTTACGGTCAAATCATTGCAGACTACAGCCAGTACAAGATATTGGACCGTCAGGAGAAACATCTTCTGTCATGGAATATCAAGACTCAGACAGGCCTGGGAGATATTCCGGAAAACCAGCTGTCCAGTCTCGGTTCACGAGGCGGTATCCGAGGATATATGTCAGGAGAATTTAAAGATAAATCAACCATTGAAGGTCAGGCAGAATACAGATTTTTCCCTGTGGAGCGTTTCGGTCTGGCAGGATTTTTCGGACTGGGAACCACTTACGGATATACTCCTATTTCGGAAGCAACCCTCTTTCCTGCCGGTGGATTCGGTCTGCGATTTGCCATGATCCCCACAGAGAGAGTCAATGCGCGTCTGGATTTTGCCTGGGGCCGTGACAGTTTTTCCATCTACTTTGCCCTGGGGGAATCATTTTAA
- a CDS encoding carbohydrate ABC transporter permease, protein MINKKTPVITIVMYAFLIILFFVSIVPFYMMIINSTRSNTEISQGIYLLPGDQLKANYAIILKKVNIWRGFVSSVIIAVPAVLLSAFFSALTAYGFAKFNFKFKETLFWIVLGTMMVPQQLGLIGYYDLCVRLGLIDSYAPLILPNIANASMVFFIRSYIESSIPDSLIEAGLIDGAGELYIFNRLILPLAMPAIGTMSMFTFIYKWNDLINPLVLLNSAEKFTLPVLISNIRGLYEANFGAIYLGVTISVVPIILVVVTFSKSLIKGLTVGAVKG, encoded by the coding sequence GTGATAAACAAAAAAACACCCGTTATAACTATAGTGATGTATGCTTTTCTGATCATACTGTTCTTTGTCAGCATTGTTCCCTTTTATATGATGATCATCAATTCCACCAGAAGTAACACTGAGATTTCTCAGGGAATCTATCTTCTGCCCGGAGATCAGCTTAAGGCCAATTATGCGATTATTCTGAAAAAGGTTAATATCTGGAGAGGATTTGTCAGCTCGGTTATTATCGCTGTTCCGGCGGTACTGCTCTCAGCATTCTTTTCGGCTCTTACGGCCTATGGTTTTGCAAAGTTTAATTTCAAGTTCAAGGAGACCCTGTTCTGGATTGTACTGGGAACCATGATGGTTCCACAGCAGCTTGGTCTGATCGGTTACTACGATTTATGTGTAAGGTTGGGATTGATTGACAGTTACGCTCCCCTCATTCTGCCGAATATTGCCAATGCCAGCATGGTATTCTTTATCCGCTCCTATATAGAGAGCAGTATTCCTGATTCTCTGATTGAAGCGGGGCTGATTGATGGTGCGGGAGAGTTATATATCTTCAACAGATTGATTCTTCCTCTGGCGATGCCTGCGATCGGTACCATGTCCATGTTTACTTTCATTTACAAATGGAATGACCTGATTAATCCTCTGGTGCTGCTGAACTCTGCAGAAAAATTCACTCTGCCCGTGCTTATCTCCAATATCCGCGGACTCTATGAAGCGAACTTCGGAGCCATTTACCTGGGTGTCACTATTTCTGTTGTCCCCATCATTCTTGTTGTGGTTACTTTCAGTAAGTCTCTGATCAAAGGACTTACAGTGGGTGCTGTTAAAGGATAA
- a CDS encoding carbohydrate ABC transporter permease → MARDLFKNRDNKGYLFILPYFLAMLTFQLYPIFYTFYLSFLKPVSLIKNEFAGFENYARLLKNPLFYTAIGNTWFIWLMNYIPQIVFALLLAVILTNPKIKGRETFRTVYFLPNLVTAASIGVLFAVLLDWRFGALNHALIKIGIFNEPYEWLQDKMATRMAVALIQWWQWFGYTMIIFMAGLSGISDELYEAAHIDGASASQSFFKVTLPLLKPTMLYVMVTSLIGGLQIFDIPRVLTNGRGGPDNALTTIVLYLYNQGFKNFNLGYASALAYALFVMILVFSAISFKIIKTRD, encoded by the coding sequence ATGGCCAGAGATCTGTTTAAAAACCGGGATAACAAAGGGTATCTGTTTATTCTGCCGTATTTTCTGGCGATGCTTACCTTTCAGCTTTATCCAATTTTTTATACATTTTATTTAAGTTTTTTAAAACCAGTCTCACTTATCAAAAATGAGTTTGCCGGCTTTGAAAACTATGCCAGGCTTTTAAAAAACCCGCTGTTTTATACAGCCATCGGAAATACATGGTTTATCTGGCTGATGAATTACATCCCTCAGATAGTCTTTGCCTTGCTGTTGGCTGTTATTTTAACAAATCCAAAAATCAAAGGGCGGGAAACTTTCAGAACCGTCTACTTCCTGCCTAACCTGGTTACCGCAGCCTCTATCGGTGTTCTCTTTGCAGTTCTTCTTGACTGGAGATTCGGAGCCTTGAATCATGCCCTTATTAAAATAGGAATTTTCAATGAGCCCTATGAATGGCTCCAGGATAAAATGGCTACCAGAATGGCTGTAGCTCTTATTCAGTGGTGGCAGTGGTTCGGATATACAATGATCATATTTATGGCCGGTCTCAGTGGAATCTCCGATGAACTGTATGAAGCTGCTCATATTGACGGTGCTTCAGCATCCCAGTCTTTCTTCAAGGTCACACTGCCTCTCTTAAAGCCGACCATGCTTTATGTAATGGTTACATCCCTGATCGGCGGGCTGCAGATCTTCGATATTCCCCGTGTTCTTACAAATGGACGTGGTGGACCCGATAATGCTCTGACCACAATAGTTTTGTATCTCTATAATCAGGGATTCAAGAACTTCAACCTTGGATATGCTTCGGCATTGGCCTATGCCCTGTTTGTAATGATACTGGTATTTTCAGCCATTTCGTTCAAGATCATAAAAACAAGGGATTAG
- a CDS encoding ABC transporter substrate-binding protein, whose protein sequence is MINKKRILSSTLLLLMVALVSFSVIGCKKEEAPKAAEAVEAKVMARTDYAGDIVVWSFTDELQDMIPMFEEEYPGIKVEFVVIPNADEVYLNKINTTLRSRSATPDAFTGEAAFYKQFINAGYWEPISKAPYNAEDLVKDLVPYVPNSSRNADGEITALSWQATPGALFYRRGLAREVLGTDDPAEVSKWTSDLNKFYELGEKVKETTNGEKYLLAGFSDMSQFIFNLRDTPYIVDNKLVIPQGMLDYMKIAKDMRDNGIESGTTTWQPPWFSSMKDGSVMCYILPTWGLHYVLKPNAEPEADKGEKEFSGDWGLAVPPASYSWGGTWIGINALSEKKDLAWEIVKYLGSDEGFLEKWAKKTGDFVSNTKVIEKITPTFSEPFLGGQNHYEYFAAEANKIDVSHRGPWDFQIENAWGDQVSLYASGNKSFDDAVEDFKKAVSEILPDVDVQ, encoded by the coding sequence ATGATCAATAAGAAGAGAATTCTCAGTTCTACACTGTTACTGCTGATGGTTGCTCTCGTTTCTTTTTCAGTAATAGGCTGTAAAAAAGAAGAAGCTCCCAAGGCTGCAGAAGCTGTTGAAGCAAAAGTTATGGCCCGGACAGATTACGCAGGTGATATTGTTGTATGGTCTTTTACAGATGAACTTCAGGACATGATTCCCATGTTTGAAGAAGAATATCCCGGAATCAAAGTAGAGTTTGTTGTTATTCCCAATGCAGATGAAGTATATCTGAACAAAATCAACACTACTCTCAGATCCCGCTCCGCTACTCCCGATGCATTCACCGGTGAGGCTGCATTCTATAAACAGTTTATCAATGCCGGTTACTGGGAGCCCATCTCCAAAGCTCCATATAATGCGGAAGATCTGGTTAAAGATCTTGTTCCCTATGTTCCAAACTCCAGCCGTAACGCCGACGGTGAAATTACTGCTCTGTCCTGGCAGGCTACTCCCGGTGCCCTTTTCTACAGAAGAGGACTCGCCAGGGAAGTTCTGGGAACAGATGATCCTGCTGAAGTTTCTAAATGGACCAGCGACCTGAACAAGTTCTATGAACTTGGTGAAAAAGTTAAAGAAACCACAAATGGTGAAAAATACCTTCTGGCGGGATTCTCTGATATGTCTCAGTTTATTTTCAACCTGAGAGACACGCCTTATATTGTTGACAACAAACTGGTAATACCCCAGGGCATGCTGGATTACATGAAAATTGCCAAAGACATGAGAGACAATGGTATTGAATCTGGAACTACCACTTGGCAGCCACCCTGGTTCTCTTCCATGAAAGACGGTTCTGTAATGTGTTATATCCTCCCCACATGGGGTCTTCACTATGTTCTTAAGCCCAATGCAGAGCCCGAAGCCGATAAAGGTGAAAAAGAATTCTCCGGTGACTGGGGACTCGCAGTTCCTCCCGCATCCTATAGCTGGGGCGGTACCTGGATCGGTATCAATGCTCTCAGTGAAAAAAAAGACCTTGCCTGGGAAATCGTAAAATATCTGGGTAGTGATGAAGGCTTTCTCGAGAAGTGGGCTAAAAAAACCGGTGACTTTGTTTCAAACACAAAGGTTATAGAAAAAATTACTCCTACCTTTTCAGAACCCTTCCTGGGTGGACAGAATCATTATGAGTACTTTGCAGCTGAAGCAAATAAAATTGATGTCAGCCACAGAGGCCCCTGGGACTTCCAGATTGAAAATGCATGGGGTGACCAGGTTTCTCTCTATGCCAGTGGAAACAAATCCTTTGATGATGCTGTTGAAGACTTCAAAAAGGCAGTAAGTGAAATTCTGCCTGATGTTGATGTTCAGTAA